GGGGGGACGGTACGAAGCTTTTTCACGTTTCATAGGGCGGGGCTAGCTCTACACCTTTACATGTATTCAGATACTTAGATACACTTATTTACAGATACATACATACATGCATACGCGTACAGCTACGCACTTCACGTCACTACCGGAAGGACCACCAATGATCATTGGCATCGCAAACGTGAAAGGTGGGGTCGGCAAGACGACGACCAGCATCTACCTCGCCACCGTACTCGCTGACCAGGGCCACGAAGTGGTCGTCGTCGACCTCGACCGTCAGGGGTCCGCCTCCGAATGGGCGGACCGAGCCGAGGACGCTGGCAACCCACTCCCCTTCCCCGTCGAAGTCTCCAATGCCGCCCGCCTCAAACGCTTCGTCAAGAACTACGGCAAGCGCACCACCATCATCCTCGACACCCCACCCGGCGATCCCGCCACCGTTGACGCCGCCATCGCCATCTCCGACTACGTCGTTGTCCCGACCCGCTCCTACGGCATCGAGGTCTCTCGGGTTTGGGACACCCTCCCCTCGCTCAACGGCATTCCGCACGCCGTCTTGGTCACCTCCGCCCGCCTCGGCACGCGCTCGCTCGAGTTGTTCC
The Corynebacterium halotolerans YIM 70093 = DSM 44683 DNA segment above includes these coding regions:
- a CDS encoding ParA family protein — translated: MIIGIANVKGGVGKTTTSIYLATVLADQGHEVVVVDLDRQGSASEWADRAEDAGNPLPFPVEVSNAARLKRFVKNYGKRTTIILDTPPGDPATVDAAIAISDYVVVPTRSYGIEVSRVWDTLPSLNGIPHAVLVTSARLGTRSLELFLAILDEEEVPRFRTVIPLRESVPDTWGDVPTRFEGYDNVAAEILEAIK